The sequence TTCCAGCGTCTGGACAAGATTCGGGTTGATCGCATCGACGAGCCAGGCGGTCATGGCGCCGTCGACGTCGAGATCGCCGGTGGTGACCTCATTGCCTTGCCTGTCATACGCCACGACCATGTGAGCGATCCGCTCGCGCAGGTCCCGCAGATCCGTCGCCACGGACAGAATCGCCATCACCTCGCTGGCCACCGACATCTGGAAGCCGGAGTCCATCTCGAAACCGTCCATCTTGCCGCCGCGACCGATGCGAATGCTCCGCAGGCTCTGGGCGCAGAAATCCATCGCCCAGCCGATCTGAACGCGGTCGGGGTCGATGTCGAGGCGCCGCAGATGGCTCTGGGCCAGGCGGGCGTCGTCGTAGTTTCGCTCGTGCTGCATCCGGGCGGTCATGGCGACCATCGCCAGATTGTGGGCGTTGGTCACGCAGTCGATATCGCCCGTGAAGCGAATCGACAGCGGTGTCAGGGGAATGCACTGGGCCAGCCCCCCGCCGGCGGCCGAACCTTTGATATTGAACGTCGGCCCGCCGCTGGGCTGGCGAATCGCCCCGCAAACGCGCTTGCCGAGGACGCCAAGCCCCTGAATCAGGCCGAGCGTCGTGGTGGTCTTACCCTCTCCCAGAGGGGTGGGCGTGATGGCGGTCACATCGATGTACTTGGCGCGGGGCGCGCCGTCCAGGCGTTCCAGGGCCTTGGCGTAGTGTACCTTGGCGAGCTTGGCGCCGTAGGGGACCAACTCGTCGTCGCGCAGGCCCAACTCGGCCGCGAGGCGCCCGATCGGCTTCATCTGCTCTTCGGCGGCCTCGGCGATCTGCCAGTCCTGCATTCGTCGCGGGTCGAGTTCCATAGCTCCCAATCACAACCCCGTTGTTCATACGTCCGCCCCCTTGCGTGGGCCCGGCCCTGCATTATACCACAAAACTGGCAAAATAGGTAATATTACCCGGCTGTTTTCTGACGCGGTGTCTACGCCGGTCAGAGGATGATTCGCTCGGCGGCCAGGTCGAACCGGGCGACTTTGCCCTGCTTCCAGCCGAGCATGGCCATCTGCAGGGCCGTCTGGACGTGGTAGGCCAGGTCCATCGGGCTGGCGGTTTGCGTCGTTCGAGACCGGCAGCAGGCCAGGAGACCCCGCCAGTACTCGACGAAGTCCTCGCCGTGCTCGATGGCCACCCGCTGTGGCTTCTTCTTGGACTCCTGAGCGGGCGCAAAGACGATCTCGTTGCCCTCGACGGTCAGGGTCCCCTCCCAGCCCCGGATCGTGGGAATGCGTCCGCCGGCGCCGCGATTGGCCGAGCCGGGGTGGTCGTTGCCCTGCGTGCCCAAGACCGCGACGGTGACACCCTCGGGGTAGTCGATCAGCATGTTGAACGTATCGGGGACCTCCCGCTCGTCGTAGCGGAACTTGCCGCCCGTGGCGACCACCGTGCTTGGCATGGTCACGCCGAGCATGTGGACGACCGGGGTCAGGCTGTGCGGGAACAGGTCGGTGCTCGGCCCGCCGGCGTAGTCCTCGTACATCCGCCAGCGGAAGAACCGGCTGACGTCGAACGGCCGCTTCGGCGCATCGCCGAGGAACGCCTCCCAGTCGAGGTCGGGACCGGGCTTGGCGTTGGCATCGTCGATGGGCATGCCCCGCTCGCCCCAGTCGCCGACGCGGAAGTAGCCGCACTCGGCATGGATCGGTTGGCCGATCAGCCCGTCCTGGATCAGCTTTCCGATCTGACGCCACGCGCTGTCGTGCATCCCCTGGCTGCCGAGCAGGAACGCACGGCCCGATTTGCGGACCTCTTCTGCCAGCCGCTTGGTCAGCTCGAACTGTCGCCAGTGCGTCACGGGCTTTTCGCAGTAGACATCCTTGCCCGCCCGGACCGCGTCGATGGCCTGATAGCCGTGCACGTGGTCCGGCGTCGAAATGCAGACCACGTCTACGCCGGGATCGGCCAGCAGGTCGCGATAGTCCATGTAGGCCTTGCCGCCGTAGCCGTCGACGCGATGCTTGAGCCGGGGCCGGTAGACATCGCAGGCCGCGACGATCTCCACCGCCTCCTTGCCCTGAGTCTTGAGCCAGTGCACCGCCTGGAAGTGCGCCCCGCTGCGCCCGCCGCAACCGATGAAGCCCACGCCGATCCGGTCGTTGGCTCCGCGCACCTGCCCTGTCGCCGGCTTGCCGGAAGTCCCGACAAACACCGCTGCCGCCAGCGCGCCGGCCCCGTGCATAAATCCTCGTCGCGTCACCTTCGAATTGCTGTCGCTCATGTCAGGTCACTCCTCTATCGGTTGGACTCGCTCTTCTGTGTCGAAACCCATTGTCGGTACAACGCGTCGATTTCCTCGGTCTGTGCCCGCCGGTCCCACAGGACCACGGCGTACCGCAGGTCCAGGCGATTGCCTTCGACCAGTTTTAGCGGTTCCTCGTGGAGCCCGAGGGTTGCGGAAAGATAGGCGAAGGGCTCGGTCATCGTGAACCAGGTGGTGGGATGTCGCGGGTTGCTCGGATGACCGAACATCGCGACCGTCACATCGTCGCCGTCGACGCCGGCGGTGTAGGCGCACCAGTTGGATCGGACGAGACGCTCTGCGCCACGGAAGACCGTGCCGGGGTTGTCGGCGGCGTTGCGGAACTGCCCCTTGGCATCCATCGCCCGAATGAACCGCATGCCCAATCCGAAATAGTGCGCCCCCGTCAACGTCACGGAGCCTTTGCCTGTCGGCACGGAAAGGCGGCTCTCCCAGGTCAGCATGGTCACCCGTGGCACAACAGGTCGTGCGACAGTAATCGCGCGCTGCTCGGCCAGCAGCCGCTCGCCGGATGGATCGAGCCAGTCCAGTCGCTCCATGAAGCCGACATGGGGCGGCTCGTCCGCAAGCTCGGCGAAACTGACGTGCTTCTGTCGGCCGGCCGCCGGGGTCTCTTCCCAAAAGTTCACGGCGTCGGCCCCTACGGCGAACATCAGCGCGTGGTGGTGCAGATGGTCGTGCGGCGCATCGAGCAGGACGTTCAGGCCGTTCGACGTGAACAACCTCTTGACGTACGGCTTGAACGGGACATCGCCGTAGCGATACTCCGCGACCTCAACATCGCCCGCCTTCACCAATACCCTGTTGGCGTCCACGATGGCCCGCATCGGCTGACCGGCCGGCGTGCTATCCGCTACTGCCGACAGAGTCAGCGAGCCAAGAACAATGGCGTACACAATGCTTCGCCTGCCCATCCCTCGTCCTCCAGAGCTATCAGACAAACTGTTTGAGATGTTTGATGCTGCGCTCGGCCTGAGCGACCGTGCCGCACTCGACGCTCAGGACGATGTCGCGCGGCGCCTTCTTGCACAGATCGATGACCTTCTTCCAGTCGTTGACGCCGTCGCCACAGGCGCAGCCGGCGGGCGTGCCGGTGACTTTGCCTCGTTCGTCTTTGGATTGCTGGATGGAGATGTCCTTGGCGTGCAGGTGCACGAGGCGCTCCTTGACGCGATCGAGCCAGACGAGCGGGTCGTGGCCGCAAAGGTAGCTGTTGCCCGTGTCAAAGTTGATCCCGATAGCGGGCGAATCGACCAATCCATAGATGCGATCCAGTCCTTCCGGCGTCTGGCTGTACTGCTGGTGGGGCTCCAGGCCGATCAGGATGCCGCGATTCTCGGCAAACAGGGCCGCCTCGGCCAAGACATAGCGCATGAGAACGAAATCCTCGCTCTCGGTCGTCCACTTCGGCTTGGGCCCTTCGTCGGTATTCACCACGGGCGCGCCGCACTCGGCGGCGAAGCGAATCGCCTGTTTGAGGTAGTTGCCGCTGATGTCCGGCTTGCACAACGGCGTGTGCGCCGAGAGACCCGACATCTTCACACCGGCCTTCTCGCAGATCTTGCGGATGCGGATCGGGTCCTCCGACATCGAGATCGTCGCAAAGTACCCCGCCTCGCTGATCAGCTCGCGCCCGAGATGCACCCAGGGCTCGACGTACTCATACCCCAATTCAGCGGCCTTGGCGACGCCCCACTCGAACGATTTGTCCTCGTGACGCACGAATTCCATGTTGACCCCGATCGATACCTTGCCCATTGCGTTACCTCCTTGGCTATGTACCTGTTTGCAGTGTGCCCGTCAGGGCATATGGCAAGACAACGCCTCACGGCGTCACTACGAACCATTCGATCAGACCCGGCAGTTGCTCGAGACTGAGAAACGTCACCGATAGGACCGCGATGACCCACATGGCGGGCCTGACCTGTCGGGCCCGCCCGGAAACCAGATTGATCACGACGAACGAGACGAAACCGAACGCCAGGCCCGTGCTGATGCTGTAGCTCAGCGCGATCATCACGATGAGGATGAACGACGGGAACGCCTCCGCCAGGTCGCCGAAGTCGATCCGCTTGACCTCCCGCATCATGAACAGGCCGACCATGATCAGCGCCGGCGCCGTGGCGTACTTGGGCACCATCGCAACGACCGGGATGAACAGCAGCGCCACGAGAAAGAGGACCCCGGTGACGACCGCCGTCAGGCCGGAGCGGCCGCCCTGCTCGATGCCCGAGGCCGATTCGGCGAACGACGTCGTCGTCGAGGTCCCCAGCAGAGCGCCGATCATCGTCGCAACCGCGTCGACGCCCAGCAGCCGGTCCAGGCCGCGAATTTTGCCGCGTTCGTCGAGCATATCCGCCTTGTGACAGCAGGCGACCAGCGTCCCGATGCTGTCGAACATATCGACGAACATCAGCGTGAAGATGCTGCCCATAAAGCCCCACTTCAAAGCGCCGAGGATGTTCAGCTTGAAGGCGATGGGACGGATGTTCACGTCGAGAGAGATCACCCGTTCGGGCAAAGCCACCTGGCCGGTCGCCGCCGCCAG comes from Anaerobaca lacustris and encodes:
- a CDS encoding Gfo/Idh/MocA family protein; this translates as MSDSNSKVTRRGFMHGAGALAAAVFVGTSGKPATGQVRGANDRIGVGFIGCGGRSGAHFQAVHWLKTQGKEAVEIVAACDVYRPRLKHRVDGYGGKAYMDYRDLLADPGVDVVCISTPDHVHGYQAIDAVRAGKDVYCEKPVTHWRQFELTKRLAEEVRKSGRAFLLGSQGMHDSAWRQIGKLIQDGLIGQPIHAECGYFRVGDWGERGMPIDDANAKPGPDLDWEAFLGDAPKRPFDVSRFFRWRMYEDYAGGPSTDLFPHSLTPVVHMLGVTMPSTVVATGGKFRYDEREVPDTFNMLIDYPEGVTVAVLGTQGNDHPGSANRGAGGRIPTIRGWEGTLTVEGNEIVFAPAQESKKKPQRVAIEHGEDFVEYWRGLLACCRSRTTQTASPMDLAYHVQTALQMAMLGWKQGKVARFDLAAERIIL
- a CDS encoding PmoA family protein encodes the protein MGRRSIVYAIVLGSLTLSAVADSTPAGQPMRAIVDANRVLVKAGDVEVAEYRYGDVPFKPYVKRLFTSNGLNVLLDAPHDHLHHHALMFAVGADAVNFWEETPAAGRQKHVSFAELADEPPHVGFMERLDWLDPSGERLLAEQRAITVARPVVPRVTMLTWESRLSVPTGKGSVTLTGAHYFGLGMRFIRAMDAKGQFRNAADNPGTVFRGAERLVRSNWCAYTAGVDGDDVTVAMFGHPSNPRHPTTWFTMTEPFAYLSATLGLHEEPLKLVEGNRLDLRYAVVLWDRRAQTEEIDALYRQWVSTQKSESNR
- a CDS encoding sugar phosphate isomerase/epimerase family protein; amino-acid sequence: MGKVSIGVNMEFVRHEDKSFEWGVAKAAELGYEYVEPWVHLGRELISEAGYFATISMSEDPIRIRKICEKAGVKMSGLSAHTPLCKPDISGNYLKQAIRFAAECGAPVVNTDEGPKPKWTTESEDFVLMRYVLAEAALFAENRGILIGLEPHQQYSQTPEGLDRIYGLVDSPAIGINFDTGNSYLCGHDPLVWLDRVKERLVHLHAKDISIQQSKDERGKVTGTPAGCACGDGVNDWKKVIDLCKKAPRDIVLSVECGTVAQAERSIKHLKQFV
- a CDS encoding NCS2 family permease; amino-acid sequence: MMIRPYGQTARDARGEMPRDYFELDRRRTNVRVEVVAGTTTFLTMAYIIFTHPNILEPTGMDKTALIAVTCIISALATIATGLFGKAPIAMAPGLGLNSIFTVLVVSGKMDWQTALGVVFLSGVFFLVLTLVGLRQRIVEAIPGSLIAAIGVGIGLFITFIGLTDLGIVVADPFTMVSAGPITAKVLIGLAGLLTMVFLESRNVRGSLLIGIAVSTLLAAATGQVALPERVISLDVNIRPIAFKLNILGALKWGFMGSIFTLMFVDMFDSIGTLVACCHKADMLDERGKIRGLDRLLGVDAVATMIGALLGTSTTTSFAESASGIEQGGRSGLTAVVTGVLFLVALLFIPVVAMVPKYATAPALIMVGLFMMREVKRIDFGDLAEAFPSFILIVMIALSYSISTGLAFGFVSFVVINLVSGRARQVRPAMWVIAVLSVTFLSLEQLPGLIEWFVVTP